Proteins encoded together in one Bacteroides zoogleoformans window:
- a CDS encoding peptidase associated/transthyretin-like domain-containing protein produces the protein MRKSMLLVCLCCTLFSCNDADKKADEKLQAARKAFELGNYNEAKIMVDSIKTLYPKAFDVRRAGIGLMQEIELKEQEKSQLYLDSMLQAKQQAFNAIKSKYAFEKDAEYQNTGNYLHPSQVIEKNLHRSFLRFQTDENGMMSMTSIYCGPRNIHHIAVKVIAPDGSFAETPTAKDSYETTDLDEKIEKADYKMGEDGNVMGFLYLNKDKNIKVEYQGEHPYSTAMSATDRQALADIYDLAQLLSSISEIKKNMEEADLKIKFVKRKMEERRITK, from the coding sequence ATGAGAAAAAGTATGCTTCTGGTGTGCCTGTGCTGCACACTCTTCTCCTGCAACGACGCGGACAAAAAAGCCGATGAAAAGCTGCAAGCTGCGCGGAAAGCTTTCGAGCTTGGCAACTACAATGAAGCGAAAATTATGGTTGATAGTATCAAGACGCTCTATCCCAAAGCTTTTGATGTCCGTCGTGCCGGCATCGGGCTGATGCAGGAAATCGAGCTGAAAGAACAGGAAAAGAGCCAGCTCTACCTCGACAGCATGCTTCAGGCCAAACAACAGGCATTCAACGCCATCAAAAGCAAATACGCTTTTGAAAAAGATGCCGAATATCAAAATACAGGCAACTACCTGCATCCGTCGCAAGTCATCGAGAAAAACCTGCACCGCTCGTTCCTCCGTTTTCAGACAGACGAAAACGGCATGATGAGCATGACCTCCATCTATTGCGGCCCTCGCAACATCCATCACATAGCCGTCAAAGTGATTGCCCCCGATGGAAGCTTTGCCGAAACGCCCACCGCCAAAGACAGTTACGAGACAACCGATCTTGACGAGAAAATAGAGAAAGCAGACTATAAAATGGGAGAAGACGGAAACGTCATGGGATTTCTTTATTTGAACAAAGACAAAAACATAAAAGTTGAATATCAAGGAGAGCATCCCTATTCCACCGCCATGTCGGCAACAGATCGCCAAGCCCTTGCCGACATCTACGACCTGGCACAGCTACTCTCGTCCATATCTGAAATAAAGAAGAATATGGAGGAGGCAGACCTGAAGATAAAATTCGTGAAACGGAAGATGGAAGAAAGAAGAATAACAAAATAG
- a CDS encoding response regulator, with the protein METENMSEGYRPLILVAEDDESNFKLIKAIIGKKCEILWARNGEDVVSLFKENRGRAEAVLMDIKMPVMNGLEATMKIREEDKELPVIMQTAYAFTADREKALECGASEVLVKPITLNALRMCLSKYLPRLVW; encoded by the coding sequence ATGGAAACTGAAAACATGTCGGAAGGGTACCGACCACTTATTCTGGTGGCAGAAGATGATGAAAGTAATTTCAAACTGATAAAAGCTATCATCGGTAAAAAATGCGAGATTCTATGGGCAAGAAATGGTGAGGATGTTGTGAGTTTATTCAAAGAAAATCGTGGCAGGGCTGAGGCAGTTTTGATGGATATAAAAATGCCTGTTATGAATGGCTTGGAGGCCACGATGAAGATACGTGAGGAGGATAAGGAGTTGCCTGTGATTATGCAAACCGCTTATGCTTTTACTGCCGACCGCGAAAAGGCTCTGGAGTGTGGAGCTTCGGAGGTATTGGTGAAACCGATTACTTTGAATGCCTTGCGAATGTGCTTGAGCAAATACCTGCCAAGGTTAGTCTGGTAA
- a CDS encoding efflux RND transporter permease subunit: protein MLNKIISYSLSNRMLVLAASMLLLIGGTYTAMHTEVDVFPDLNAPTVVIMTEANGMAAEEVEQLVTFPVETAVNGATGVRRVRSSSTNGFSVVWVEFDWDTDIYLARQIVSEKLPIVSESLPPNVGKPTLGPQSSILGEMLIVGLTADSTSMPDLRTIADRIIRPRLLSTGGVAQVAVLGGDIKEYQIQLDPERMRHYGISLSEVMNATRQMNLNANGGVLYEYGNEYIVRGLLSTDCTERMGKAVVRSEDASRAPILLEDIADICTGAKLPRLGTASERGKPAVLMTVTKQPATSTIELTDKLEVSLKELQKNLPADVKVSTDIFRQSRFIESSIGNVQKSLLEGGIFVVIVLFLFLANARTTIISLVSLPLSLITSVLVLHHMGFTINTMSLGGMAIAIGSLVDDAIVDVENVYKRLRENRLKPVAEQLPITEVVFNASKEVRMPILNSTLIIIVSFVPLFFLSGMEGRMLVPLGIAFIVALAASTVVALTVTPVLCSYLLGKEGIGKEESANGDSAVARKMKEWYEQALTWVLAHKKGVLGGSVVLFITALACFFTLGRSFLPPFNEGSFTINLSSLPGISLDESDKMGRRAEELLLSIPEIQTVARKTGRAELDEHALGVNVSEIEAPFELKDRPRSELVAEVREKLGGIVGANVEIGQPISHRIDAMLSGTKANIAIKLFGDDLNRMFALGNEIKNTIQDIPGIADLTVEQQIERPQLILSPKREMLAKYGITLPEFAEVVNVCLAGETVSQVYEKTQSFDITVRIKEDRRDGMERISNLMIDTGDGRKIPLNHVAEIRSAMGPNTISRENVKRKIVISANVADRDLRSVVNDIQQRVDNQINLPEGYHLEYGGQFESEQAASRTLALTSFISIVVIFLLLYHEFRSVKESAIILINLPLALIGGVFALLVTTGEVSIPAVIGFISLFGIATRNGMLLISHYKHLQEEGHSLHDSIVHGSLDRLNPILMTALSSALALIPLALGGDLPGNEIQSPMAKVILGGLLTSTFLNGFIVPIVYGLSSHTPSPCREGRKLRNPMKKRYPTK from the coding sequence GTGTTAAACAAGATAATCAGTTATTCGCTCAGCAACCGCATGCTGGTGTTGGCGGCATCCATGCTGTTGCTGATTGGCGGTACATATACTGCCATGCATACGGAAGTGGACGTGTTTCCCGACCTTAACGCACCTACGGTGGTCATCATGACCGAAGCCAACGGCATGGCAGCGGAAGAGGTGGAACAGCTTGTCACCTTCCCCGTTGAAACGGCTGTGAACGGTGCAACCGGTGTACGCCGTGTACGCTCTTCTTCCACAAACGGGTTTTCCGTTGTGTGGGTGGAATTTGACTGGGATACGGATATTTACTTAGCCCGTCAGATTGTCAGCGAGAAGCTCCCCATAGTCAGCGAATCATTGCCGCCCAATGTGGGCAAACCGACATTAGGACCGCAATCGTCCATCTTAGGCGAGATGCTGATTGTGGGCCTGACCGCAGACTCTACTTCCATGCCGGACTTGCGTACCATCGCCGACCGCATCATACGTCCGCGCCTGCTCTCTACCGGAGGGGTGGCTCAGGTCGCCGTATTGGGTGGAGACATTAAGGAATATCAGATTCAATTAGATCCGGAACGGATGCGCCATTACGGCATCAGTCTGAGTGAAGTGATGAATGCGACACGCCAAATGAATCTGAACGCCAACGGCGGAGTACTCTATGAGTATGGCAACGAATACATCGTGCGTGGTTTATTGTCCACCGACTGCACGGAACGCATGGGCAAGGCCGTTGTACGCAGCGAGGACGCTTCTCGCGCCCCCATCTTGCTGGAAGACATTGCCGACATCTGCACAGGAGCCAAACTGCCGAGACTGGGCACTGCCTCCGAACGCGGAAAGCCTGCCGTGCTGATGACCGTCACCAAGCAACCCGCAACAAGTACCATAGAGCTGACCGACAAGCTGGAGGTTTCACTGAAAGAGTTGCAAAAGAACCTGCCTGCCGATGTGAAAGTATCTACCGACATTTTCCGACAAAGCCGCTTCATCGAGAGTTCCATCGGAAACGTACAGAAGTCCTTGCTGGAAGGCGGCATCTTTGTTGTCATCGTCCTTTTCCTGTTCCTTGCCAATGCGCGTACGACAATCATCTCACTGGTGTCCTTGCCACTGTCGTTGATAACCTCCGTTCTTGTCCTGCACCACATGGGATTTACCATCAACACCATGAGCCTCGGCGGCATGGCCATCGCCATCGGCTCGTTGGTGGACGATGCCATTGTGGATGTGGAAAATGTATACAAGCGGCTGCGCGAAAACCGCCTGAAACCGGTTGCGGAACAACTGCCTATCACAGAAGTGGTGTTCAACGCCTCGAAAGAAGTACGCATGCCCATCCTCAACTCCACATTGATAATCATCGTCAGCTTCGTGCCCCTGTTCTTCCTGAGCGGTATGGAAGGCAGAATGCTCGTTCCTTTAGGCATTGCGTTCATCGTGGCATTGGCTGCTTCCACCGTTGTGGCACTGACCGTCACACCGGTACTTTGCTCCTATCTGCTGGGAAAAGAAGGTATCGGGAAAGAAGAAAGTGCAAATGGCGACTCTGCTGTGGCACGCAAAATGAAAGAATGGTATGAGCAAGCACTGACTTGGGTCTTGGCACACAAAAAAGGTGTACTGGGAGGCAGTGTCGTGCTGTTCATTACGGCACTTGCTTGTTTTTTCACCTTGGGACGCTCTTTCCTTCCCCCCTTCAACGAAGGTTCGTTCACCATCAATCTGTCATCGCTTCCGGGCATCTCGCTGGACGAGAGCGACAAGATGGGACGTCGTGCCGAAGAACTGCTACTTTCCATTCCTGAAATACAGACCGTGGCCCGTAAAACGGGACGTGCCGAATTGGACGAGCATGCCTTGGGCGTAAACGTTTCGGAGATTGAAGCGCCTTTTGAGTTGAAAGACCGTCCGCGCAGCGAACTCGTGGCCGAAGTGCGCGAGAAGTTAGGCGGCATCGTGGGAGCCAACGTCGAAATAGGGCAGCCCATCAGTCACCGCATCGATGCCATGCTGTCCGGCACAAAGGCCAATATCGCCATCAAACTCTTTGGCGACGACTTGAACCGCATGTTTGCCTTAGGCAATGAAATCAAGAATACCATTCAAGACATTCCCGGCATTGCCGACTTAACTGTAGAACAACAGATTGAACGGCCGCAACTAATCCTTTCGCCCAAGCGGGAGATGCTTGCCAAATACGGTATTACGCTGCCGGAATTTGCTGAAGTGGTCAATGTTTGCTTAGCAGGCGAAACCGTTTCTCAGGTTTATGAGAAGACACAGAGTTTCGACATTACCGTCCGCATCAAAGAGGATCGGCGAGACGGAATGGAACGGATAAGCAACCTGATGATTGATACGGGCGACGGGCGAAAAATCCCACTAAACCATGTGGCGGAAATCCGCTCTGCCATGGGGCCGAACACCATCAGCCGAGAGAATGTGAAACGTAAAATCGTCATCTCCGCCAATGTAGCGGACCGCGACCTGCGAAGTGTGGTGAATGACATACAGCAGCGAGTGGACAATCAGATAAACCTGCCGGAAGGTTACCACCTTGAGTATGGAGGCCAGTTTGAAAGCGAACAAGCTGCAAGCCGCACACTGGCACTGACCTCGTTCATATCCATCGTGGTCATCTTCCTGTTGCTCTATCACGAGTTCCGCAGTGTGAAAGAGAGTGCCATCATCCTCATCAACCTGCCGCTGGCCTTGATTGGCGGTGTATTTGCCCTGCTTGTCACAACGGGCGAGGTCAGCATCCCCGCTGTCATCGGCTTCATTTCCTTGTTCGGCATCGCCACCCGGAACGGGATGTTGCTCATCAGTCACTACAAGCATCTTCAGGAAGAAGGTCACAGTCTGCACGACAGCATTGTGCACGGTTCGCTGGATCGTCTGAACCCGATTCTGATGACAGCCTTGTCGTCCGCTTTGGCACTCATTCCGCTGGCGCTCGGCGGAGACCTCCCGGGCAACGAGATACAAAGCCCGATGGCCAAAGTGATTCTGGGTGGATTGCTGACCTCTACGTTCTTGAATGGATTTATCGTACCGATAGTTTACGGTCTCTCCTCCCATACCCCCTCCCCTTGTAGAGAGGGAAGAAAATTGAGGAATCCGATGAAAAAGAGATATCCGACTAAGTAA
- a CDS encoding ABC-F family ATP-binding cassette domain-containing protein: MISIDGLAVEFGGTTLFSDISFVINEKDRIALMGKNGAGKSTLLKILAGVRQPTRGKISAPKDCVIAYLPQHLMTEDGRTVFQEAAQAFAHLHEMEAEIERLNKELETRTDYENDSYMELIEHVSTLSEKFYAIDTTNYEEDVEKALLGLGFVRKDFERPTGDFSGGWRMRIELAKLLLQKPDVLLLDEPTNHLDIESIQWLEDFLINNGKAVIVISHDRKFVDNITTRTIEVTMGRIYDYKVNYSKYLELRKERREQQQKAYDEQQKFIADTKEFIERFKGTYSKTLQVQSRVKMLEKLELLEVDEEDTSALRLKFPPSPRSGNYPVIMEGVGKSYGEHVVFKNATFTIERGDKVAFVGKNGEGKSTLVKCIMNEIEHEGTLTIGHNIQIGYFAQNQASLLDENLTVFQTIDDVAKGEIRNKIRDLLGAFMFGGPEESMKKVKVLSGGERTRLAMIKLLLEPVNLLILDEPTNHLDIKTKDILKQALRDFDGTLILVSHDRDFLDGLVSKVYEFGNKQVKEHLSGIYEFLEKKKMNSLRELERK; the protein is encoded by the coding sequence ATGATTTCCATAGACGGACTGGCCGTAGAGTTTGGCGGCACCACCTTATTCAGTGACATATCTTTCGTAATCAATGAGAAAGACCGCATCGCCCTGATGGGAAAGAACGGAGCGGGGAAAAGTACCTTGTTGAAAATTCTGGCAGGCGTAAGACAGCCTACCCGAGGCAAGATATCGGCTCCTAAAGATTGTGTCATAGCCTATCTCCCACAGCATCTTATGACGGAAGACGGACGTACCGTTTTTCAAGAAGCGGCACAGGCTTTTGCCCATCTGCACGAAATGGAGGCTGAAATAGAACGGCTCAACAAAGAGCTTGAGACGCGTACCGACTACGAAAACGACAGTTACATGGAACTTATCGAACATGTATCTACCCTGAGCGAGAAGTTCTACGCCATAGACACTACAAACTATGAAGAAGATGTAGAGAAAGCGTTGCTCGGGCTGGGATTCGTGCGCAAAGACTTCGAACGCCCTACCGGCGACTTCAGTGGCGGATGGCGCATGCGCATCGAACTAGCCAAACTGCTACTGCAAAAGCCTGATGTACTCTTGCTGGACGAGCCGACCAACCACTTAGACATAGAATCCATACAATGGTTGGAAGATTTCCTTATCAACAACGGGAAAGCGGTCATCGTCATCAGTCACGACCGCAAATTCGTGGATAACATTACCACCCGTACCATCGAAGTGACCATGGGGAGAATTTATGACTACAAAGTAAACTACTCCAAATACCTGGAACTGCGCAAAGAACGCCGCGAACAACAACAAAAGGCATACGATGAACAGCAGAAGTTCATTGCCGATACCAAAGAGTTTATCGAACGCTTCAAAGGTACATATTCCAAAACCCTGCAAGTGCAAAGCCGGGTGAAAATGCTGGAAAAGCTGGAACTGCTGGAAGTAGACGAAGAAGACACCTCTGCACTGCGGCTCAAATTCCCTCCTTCGCCTCGTTCGGGCAATTATCCCGTCATCATGGAAGGCGTTGGCAAAAGCTACGGTGAGCATGTGGTGTTCAAGAATGCCACTTTCACCATAGAACGGGGCGACAAAGTGGCCTTTGTGGGAAAGAACGGCGAAGGAAAATCTACTTTAGTGAAGTGCATCATGAACGAAATAGAACATGAAGGCACGCTCACCATAGGGCACAACATACAGATAGGCTATTTTGCACAAAACCAGGCATCTCTGCTGGATGAGAACCTGACTGTGTTCCAGACCATCGACGATGTCGCCAAAGGAGAAATCCGCAACAAGATACGCGACTTGCTGGGTGCCTTCATGTTCGGAGGTCCCGAAGAATCCATGAAGAAGGTAAAGGTTCTTTCCGGCGGAGAACGCACACGCCTTGCCATGATTAAGTTGCTGCTCGAACCGGTCAATCTGTTGATTTTGGACGAGCCTACCAACCATCTGGATATAAAAACCAAGGATATTCTGAAACAAGCCCTTCGTGATTTTGACGGCACCCTCATCCTTGTAAGCCATGACCGCGACTTTTTGGATGGATTAGTGAGCAAGGTCTACGAATTCGGAAACAAACAGGTAAAAGAACATTTAAGTGGCATCTACGAATTCCTCGAGAAGAAAAAAATGAATTCGTTGCGCGAATTAGAGAGGAAATAA
- a CDS encoding efflux RND transporter periplasmic adaptor subunit: MKKIFFMGAVGLFLLGSCNSKSENNHEGHNHETHHHEQHNHAHKDCNHEHEEQKSNDGGSDEIILPPAKAQAAGIVVNTVEPGVFHQVIRAGGQVLAAQGEESMVAAPVAGIVSFKGKVVEGMGVGKGSALAILSSKGMTDGDPVQKARVVYEVSKKEYERMKALVGNKIVSEKEFAQAEQAYEHARISYESVAKNHSAGGQTVVAPISGYVKDLLVKEGDYVAIGQPIASITQNKRLFLRADVSEKYYSYLRTIGSANFRTPYNDKVYALKDLNGRMLSYGKASGENGYYVPITFEFDNKGDIIPGSYVEVFLLSSPIEDVIALPHSALTEEQGSFFVYLQLDEEGYRKQLVTLGADNGEYVQILSGVKTGDHVVTQGAYQVKLASAANAIPAHSHEH; encoded by the coding sequence ATGAAAAAAATCTTTTTTATGGGAGCCGTAGGATTATTCCTGTTAGGCTCCTGCAACAGCAAGTCCGAAAACAACCACGAAGGACACAATCATGAGACTCACCATCACGAACAGCATAACCATGCACACAAAGATTGCAACCACGAGCATGAGGAGCAAAAAAGCAATGATGGCGGAAGCGACGAAATCATTCTCCCCCCGGCCAAAGCACAAGCTGCCGGCATCGTCGTAAACACCGTGGAACCGGGAGTTTTCCACCAAGTTATCAGAGCCGGAGGGCAAGTATTGGCTGCCCAAGGAGAAGAAAGCATGGTGGCAGCCCCCGTGGCAGGCATCGTGTCATTCAAAGGCAAAGTGGTTGAAGGCATGGGCGTAGGCAAAGGTAGCGCACTGGCCATATTGTCATCAAAGGGCATGACCGATGGCGACCCGGTGCAAAAAGCCCGCGTGGTCTATGAAGTCTCCAAGAAAGAATACGAGCGTATGAAAGCGCTTGTAGGCAACAAAATCGTATCGGAAAAAGAATTTGCCCAAGCCGAGCAGGCCTATGAGCACGCCCGCATCAGTTACGAGTCGGTAGCCAAGAATCACTCTGCCGGCGGACAGACGGTAGTTGCCCCCATCAGTGGATATGTGAAAGACTTACTCGTGAAAGAAGGTGACTACGTAGCCATAGGTCAACCTATAGCGAGCATCACTCAGAACAAAAGATTGTTCCTGCGTGCCGATGTGTCTGAAAAATATTACTCTTACCTGCGCACCATCGGTTCGGCCAATTTCCGTACTCCTTATAATGATAAGGTGTACGCACTGAAAGATTTGAACGGCCGCATGCTCTCTTACGGAAAAGCCTCGGGCGAAAACGGATACTACGTCCCCATAACTTTTGAGTTCGACAACAAAGGCGACATCATCCCCGGGTCATACGTAGAAGTATTCCTGCTTTCTTCACCTATAGAGGACGTCATCGCCTTACCTCACAGTGCACTGACAGAGGAGCAAGGCAGTTTCTTCGTCTACCTGCAATTGGACGAAGAGGGGTATCGGAAACAGTTGGTGACTCTTGGCGCAGACAATGGAGAATACGTACAGATACTCTCCGGAGTGAAAACCGGAGACCATGTAGTGACGCAAGGAGCCTATCAGGTGAAATTAGCTTCGGCAGCCAATGCCATCCCGGCCCATAGCCACGAGCATTAA
- a CDS encoding DUF6769 family protein: MKKRQHISILFLFISLIMLMVPVIPHHHHADGLICMKNDITADCCEHHHTSDAGHCCCDTGCLTTHFVQQTPGADGVSLHSEILWAVTLFIEPLSKLLILPELDVRRHDCVYLESLHGTFITRAAGLRAPPSVLA, encoded by the coding sequence ATGAAAAAAAGACAGCATATATCCATACTCTTTCTCTTCATCAGCCTGATTATGCTGATGGTACCTGTCATTCCTCACCATCATCATGCAGACGGACTGATATGTATGAAAAACGATATCACTGCCGACTGCTGCGAACATCACCATACCTCCGATGCCGGACATTGCTGTTGCGACACAGGATGTCTCACGACTCATTTCGTGCAACAAACGCCTGGAGCCGATGGTGTTTCTTTGCATTCCGAAATCTTATGGGCGGTCACTTTATTCATAGAACCGCTTTCCAAATTGTTAATCCTGCCCGAACTTGATGTCCGAAGGCATGACTGCGTCTATCTGGAATCTCTTCACGGCACGTTTATCACACGTGCCGCGGGACTTCGCGCCCCTCCCTCTGTTCTTGCTTAA
- a CDS encoding CCA tRNA nucleotidyltransferase, with amino-acid sequence MIELTAEELKARFSDDIFKQISETADGLGLECYVVGGYVRDIFLQRPSKDIDVVVVGSGIAMAEALGKRLGRGAHVSVFKNFGTAQVKHRGVEVEFVGARKESYTHDSRKPMVEDGTLEDDQNRRDFTINALAVCLNRARYGELVDPFGGMEDMKERTIRTPLDPDITFCDDPLRMMRCIRFATQLNFYIDDETFDSLCRNRERISIISKERIADELNKIILAPIPSKGFIDLERCGLLELIFPELVALQGVETRNGRAHKDNFYHTLEVLDNISKQTDDLWLRWAAILHDIAKPVTKRWEPRVGWTFHNHNFIGEKMVPEIFRKMKLPMNEKMKFVQKMVSLHMRPIVIADDVVTDSAVRRLLFEAGDDIDSLMTLCEADITSKNMERKKRFLDNFRLVRRKLKDLEERDRIRNFQPPVSGEEIMKTFGLSPCRQVGALKSAIKDAILDGVIPNEYGAARAFMLQRAEKMGLKVNQER; translated from the coding sequence ATGATAGAGTTGACGGCAGAAGAACTGAAGGCGCGTTTCAGTGACGATATATTCAAGCAAATATCCGAGACGGCTGACGGGCTGGGATTGGAGTGTTATGTGGTGGGCGGATATGTGCGCGACATATTCTTGCAACGTCCCTCCAAGGATATCGATGTAGTGGTGGTGGGCAGTGGCATAGCGATGGCCGAAGCGTTGGGGAAACGCTTGGGGCGAGGCGCGCATGTCTCTGTCTTCAAGAACTTCGGTACGGCGCAGGTGAAACATCGTGGCGTGGAGGTGGAGTTCGTGGGGGCGCGGAAAGAGTCGTATACACACGACTCACGCAAGCCGATGGTGGAAGACGGCACTCTGGAAGATGACCAGAACCGCCGCGACTTTACCATCAATGCCCTGGCCGTCTGCCTGAACCGTGCACGCTATGGCGAACTGGTGGACCCTTTCGGCGGGATGGAAGACATGAAAGAGAGAACCATCCGTACGCCGCTCGACCCCGACATCACTTTCTGTGACGACCCTTTGCGCATGATGCGCTGCATCCGTTTCGCCACCCAACTGAACTTTTACATAGACGACGAGACGTTCGATTCGTTGTGCCGCAACCGCGAACGTATCTCCATCATCTCCAAAGAGCGCATTGCCGATGAACTGAACAAAATCATCCTTGCCCCCATACCTTCCAAGGGATTTATCGACTTGGAACGATGCGGGTTGCTGGAGCTAATCTTCCCCGAACTGGTGGCGCTGCAAGGTGTGGAAACCCGCAACGGACGGGCGCATAAGGATAATTTCTATCATACCCTCGAGGTGCTTGATAATATCAGCAAGCAGACCGATGACCTCTGGTTGCGTTGGGCTGCGATTCTGCACGACATCGCCAAACCCGTGACCAAGCGTTGGGAACCTCGTGTGGGATGGACTTTCCACAATCATAACTTCATTGGCGAGAAGATGGTGCCCGAAATCTTCCGCAAGATGAAGTTGCCCATGAACGAGAAGATGAAGTTCGTGCAGAAGATGGTGAGCCTGCACATGCGTCCCATTGTGATTGCAGATGATGTGGTGACCGACTCGGCCGTGCGGCGCCTTCTGTTTGAGGCCGGAGATGATATAGACAGCCTGATGACTTTGTGCGAGGCCGACATCACGTCCAAGAACATGGAGCGCAAGAAGCGTTTTCTGGATAATTTCCGGTTGGTGCGCCGGAAGCTGAAGGACTTGGAAGAACGCGACCGCATCCGTAACTTCCAGCCTCCGGTGAGCGGGGAAGAAATCATGAAGACCTTCGGGCTTTCTCCTTGCCGCCAGGTGGGGGCGTTGAAGAGTGCCATCAAAGATGCCATTCTGGACGGCGTCATCCCCAATGAATACGGAGCCGCCCGTGCATTCATGCTGCAACGGGCGGAAAAGATGGGCTTGAAAGTGAACCAGGAAAGGTGA